The DNA window TTCAGCACCAGTTTCAAGCGCTTCTTCCGTTCTTTCAATGTTAATTTCCTTATTTCCGGCTTCTGCATCTTTAAACATTTGTGCGCCACCTGCTCCACAACATAAGCCTTTAGTTTTGCAGCGTTTCATTTCAACAAGATCGGCATCCAGTGCTTCAATTACCGCTCTTGGCGCTTCATAAACACCGTTTGCCCTTCCCAGGTAGCACGAATCGTGAAAGGTAATCTTCTGACCTTTGAATTTTCCACCTTCTGCAATTTTTAGCTTTCCATCCTTGATCAGTGTCTGCAGATATTGCGAATGATGAAGCACTTCATAATTACCTCCCAAATCGGGGTATTCGTTTTTTAATGTATTAAAACAATGAGGGCAAGCGGTAACAATTTTCTTTATTCCATAACCATCCAGAACCTGAATGTTTGACATGGCCTGCATTTGAAAAAGAAATTCATTGCCAGCTCTTCTGGCCGGATCTCCCGTACAGGATTCTTCAGTTCCTAATACGGCAAAATTGATGTCTAATTTGTTGAGTATCCTAATGATGGCTTTGGTAACCTTTTTATACCTGTCATCGAATGAACCTGCACAGCCCACCCAAAAAAGTATCTCCGGGTTACGACCTTCAGCAGCCAATTCTGCCATAGTTGGTATTTTTATTTCTTCCGGCATATTAATTTTCTGATTTTAATTCATTGGCCCAATTAAACCTGTCTGAAGGAGAAAAGGCCCAGGGTGCAAAATTATTTTCAATATTTGTCATCATGGCCGTCCATTCAGGAGGTGTTTTGGATTCTTCCATGACTTTATACCTTCTCAGCTCCAATATTATTTCAAGTGGATTGATACTTACGGGGCATGCCTCAACACAGGCATTGCAGGAGGTGCAAGCCATAATTTCTTCTTCTTTGATAAAGTCTCCCAAAAGAAATTTACCATTTTCCAAACCGTGTTTTCCAGCATCTTCCATTCTGTCCCTGGTATCCATCATAATTTTTCTGGGTGAGAGCTTTTTACCTGTAATATTAGCCGGGCATTCCGCTGTACAACGCCCGCATTCGGTACAGGAATATGCATCCATTAAGTTTTTCCAGCTAAGCTGATTTACATCTTTGGCACCAAAACTCGAAGGGGGAGGCGCATCGCCTTCCGGCTGTTGCATTCCCAGCATTATTTTTACCTCATTGCTGACGTCATCCATATTTTTAATTTTCCCCTTTGCAGAAAGATTGCTAAAGTAAGTATTGGGAAATGCCATAAATATGTGCAAATGCTTGGAATATGTAACATATACTGCAAATGCAAAAATTCCCGCAATGTGAATCCACCAAAAAAACCGTTCAAGAAGCAAATTCATTTCGACAGACATGCCATTGTAGAGAGGAATAAGCATTTCGCTAATAAATAAGCTACCTGTTTCTGTATAATGTTCAGCGCCTGCATTCTGAAGTATTTGATCATTTGCATTCATGGATAGAATCGCAAACATCAAAACAATTTCTATTATGAGAATAAGGTTTGCATCGAGTTTAGGCCAGGCGGTCATTTCACTTTTATGAAATCGATCTATGCTCAGCACATTTCTTCTTATAAGAAATATGAGGCAGGAAACAATCACTCCCAGGGCGAGAATTTCAAAGAAGTTAATTAAAGTACTATAAAATGAGCCAAGAACCGGTGCAAATAGGCGATGAGTACCAAAAATACCATCCAGAATTATTTCCAGTACTTCGATATTTATCAGCACAAAGCCAATATAGATTAAGAAGTGCATTATACCTGCAACCGGCTTGTCAAACATTTTCTTTTGGCCAAAAGCCAATAGCATCATTTTTTTGAAACGCTCCGAGGAAGGCCCTTTGGGTTTATAGGACTGCCCCATATTTATATTTCTCTTAATGAAACTTACTCTCTTATAAATTAACCATCCGGAAATTCCGAGTAATATCAAAAAACCTATTTGTTCTAAATATGCCATTTCCAAGTTTAAAAAAATCCTGAAGTATTTGTCACTATTATAAAATTAAATAGCTTTGCAAGCCAATTCGGTGACGTAGCTCAGTTGGTAGAGCAAAGGACTGAAAATCCTTGTGTCGGTGGTTCGATTCCACTCGTCACCACAGCCCCAAGCCTGTATTCAGTATTAATTGCCTGAATATTCAAGGTCTTGGGGTTTTTTATTGTCCATTTTCACCTGATCTGGTCTTACAATACAATCCAATTTATTGAAAATATTTTAATCGTATAATTTCTTTTTCACTGAGGTATCTCCATTGGCCTCTGCTTATCCCTTTTTTATCGAGTCCGGCAAACATTACCCTGTCCAATTTTTCCACCTGATAATGATAATGTTCAAAAAGCCTGCGGATCACCCTGTTTTTACCGGAATGAATTTTTACCCCAACACTTTTGGCATCGCTTGATACTATCGCGATGTCATCTACCTTTACTACACCATCTTCAAGCTCGGTTCCCTCTTTGATTTTTTCAAGGTCTTCATCTTTTAAAGCCCGGTTTAAAACAACTTCATAAATTTTTGGAACAGCCATACTGGGATGAATTAGCTTTTGAGCGAAATCACCATCGTTCGTAAATAACAAGACACCGGTCGTCATTCTATCCAATCTTCCAACCGGGTAAATTCGCTGTTCAGTGGCTTTTGACACAAGCTCCATTACGGTTTTCCTGTCTTTCGGATCACTGAGTGTAGTAATAAATCCCTTGGGTTTGTTTAGAAGAAGATAGACATACTTCTCCGGCTGTATGACTTTACCTTTAAATTCAACCCTGTCGTCTTTTCCAACTTTTGTACCAAGCTCCATAACAACCTTGCCATTCACTTTTACTTCACCATCTGCTATAAGTTTATCTGCCTCCCTTCGTGAACAAATCCCCGAATTAGAAATATAGCGATTCAACCTAATTTCAGCACTTTCCTGTTTTAGGTTTTCTTTAGGTGTAATTGTCTGGTTCTTTTTTTTGGGGAAGGAGCGAGGACTTGCTTTTTTTCTAGAAGGTTTTTTCATAGGATTATCCCTCATTAACCTCGCCTATTTCATTATCTTCTGTTTTGAAATCCTTGATGGTTGGTAATTCCGATAGTGAATTTATTCCAAAGTAATCAAGGAATCGATCTGATGTTCCGTATAAAATTGGACGGCCAACGGATTCTGCTTTTCCCTTAATTGCAATTAGTTCTTTTTCCAAAAGCTTTTGAATTGTATAGTCGCATCCTACACCTCTTATAGCTTCAAGACCGGATTTAGTAATGGGTTGTTTATAAGCAATAATCGAAAGCGTCTCGATGGCCGATTGCGATAATCTTTTTTTGGATTTTTGCTTTAACAGAATCGAAATACTGGCCTGATAGGAAGGCTTCGTCAAAAACTGATATCCACCTCCCGACTTAACAATTTCAAAGGGAAATTCTTCATCAGAATATTTCTTAATTGAAATTTCAATGGATTTGCTAATATCTTTTTCGGGGACCTCCGCATCAAACATTTCCGTCAGACAAGAACGTATTTCTTCGATTGTAATCGGTTCCCGAGCACAAAAAATCAGGGATTCAATGTGATTCTGGAGAAAATCCAATTAATCCTGCTTGAGTTTGGCTTCAATTGAATGCCTTGTATGCGGGACAGCTTTGAGTCTTTCTTTGGCAATGAGCTTGCCTGTATCTACACAGACGCCGTAAGTTTTGTTTTTAATTCTGACAAGGGCAGCATCAAGTTGTTGAATAAATTTGACCTGTCGCCCAGCCAATTGATTTAAATTTTCTTTTTCAAGAGCTTCAGCACTATCTTCAAGCGTATTGATGTTGTTAATCGTATTATCGGTACTCTCGTCGTTTTTTCGGCTCAAACTCTCTTTTATGTACTCCAATTCGGTCTTAGCCTTGTTGAGTTTATCAAGAATTATTTTTTCAAATTCTATTAACTCATTGTCCGAATACCTTAGCTTCTCTTCAGCCATTTCTATGAGGTTTTGTTTAATGTGATTCAAGCGTTAAATTTCGCTTGAGCTTGAAATGCCGAAAATACAAATAATCAATGAATAGCACAGAAGGATTTACTTAATTTTTACTATAAATTAGTTTAAAATGAAATCAAAAATATATAGCAGAATATATACATTATTAATCCTGACGCTTGTTTCAGCTGGTCTTTTTGCCCAAAGCCAGTATTCAGAAAGCACAAAAAAGGCAGTACTTGTTATTCACGGTGGTGCCGGAACAATTTTAAAAGAGAACATGAGTCCCGAAAAAGAAGCGGAATTAATCGAGACTATGGGAAATGCATTAATGAAAGGTTATAAAATTATAAAAAAGGGAAAATCGAGCGAAGAAGCCATAATTGCTGCCATCAATCATTTAGAAGATGATCCAAATTTCAATGCCGGAAAAGGGGCAGTCTTAAACGAAGAGGGCAATGTTGAACTCGATGCTTCCATTATGAATGGAAAAGATCTGCAAGCGGGAGCAATTGCTGGTGTTCATGGCATAAAAAATCCAATTAATGCAGCCAGGGCAGTTAAAGACCATTCCAAACATGTTTTATTGAGTGGGGAAGGTGCAGAAAAATTTGCCAAAACTGAAAAATTGAAATTTGAAGAGCCAGAATACTTTATTACAGACAGAGTTAAGGCCTCGTGGTTAAAAGCCAAAAAAAACAACGAATCCAGCGGTTATCTGAATGTTCCTGTGGAAGATCATAAATTTGGAACCGTGGGTGCCGTAGCTTTGGATAAAGAAGGAAATATATCTGCCGGAACTTCAACGGGTGGAATGATGATGAAAAAGTACGGTCGTATTGGTGATTCACCTCTAATTGGTAGTGGTACTTATGCCGATAATAGCTCGGCAGGTGTATCATGTACCGGTCATGGTGAATTTTTTATACGCTATGTTGTGGCCTATGATCTTGTAGCGCTTATGAAATACAAGGGAATGTCAATAAATGATGCCGCTGATGAAATTATTCAGAACAAATTAATAAAAGCAGGTGGAGCCGGAGGCTTAATTGCACTTGATAAGGATGGCAATTTTGCTTTTTCATTTAATACCCCCGGAATGTATCGAGGGGTAATATTTGAGGATGCTACGATGTTAATCGATTTTTATAAGGAATAATAATAGCCCTTGAACTGGAGAGAAAAACTATACATTATAATTTTTGAAGCTGACACACCGGCAGGGAAGGCCTTTGATGTGGCTTTGCTTTTTGCAATTGGTACTAGTGTATTACTTGTTATGCTGGAAAGTGTAAGTGAATTTGAGAGCGAATACAGACCTTATCTCAAAGCAGCAGAATGGATGTTCACCGTTTTATTTACAATCGAGTATATTTTGCGAATTATCAGTGCGCACAAACCGCTTAAATACATGGGCAGTTTTTTTGGCGTCATCGATTTAATTGCTGTGATCCCCACCTATCTGGCATTTTTTATTGCCGGAACACACTATTTCGTAGTGATCAGAACCTTGCGTTTATTGCGTGTATTTAGAATATTAAAGCTGGCAAAATATGTGGGCGCTTCAAGAATTATATCAGAAGCACTGGTCAATAGCAAGGCTAAAATTTCGGTGTTTCTATTTGCAGTTTTAAATTCCGTGATCATTTTAGGTACCCTGATGTATTTGATTGAAGGCTCTGAAAGTGGATTCACAAGTATTCCGAGGAGTATTTATTGGGCGGTCGTTACTCTAACCACTGTGGGTTATGGTGATATCGCACCTTCAACTGTCATTGGTCAATTTTTAGCTTCAATTATCATGATCCTCGGTTATGCCATCATTGCTGTCCCAACAGGAATTGTAACATCAGAATTGACCAGATCGAGAAATTTCACCAATGTCTGCGACAACTGTGGTACAAAAAATGATGCGAATAACAATTATTGCAGCAATTGCGGCAATAAACTTGAAAACATTAACAAGTCTTAAATCTGACCCCCCAGGCTGAATACTTTTTTAATTTTATTCCTGTTTCCTTCCAAATCAAAAAGATCAAAGAGTATTATGTAATTGCCAATTTTTGATTTTTCTCCATAATCATTGATCCCATCCCAAATGAAATCATTGCTATAGGCAAGCGTCGAATTATTGGCGAGATTTTTTACGAGATTTCCTTTGGTATCATAGATATTGATATTGACAATGGCATCGGAAATATCTGTATTAAAGCGAATGTGAAGAAGGTCCTTATAACCATCCCCATCGGGAGAAAATAAAAGAGGTTCGATGTGGACAAAATCATCTGTAACTAATCTTTCAATTGACTTGGAATTTAAGAGACCAGGACTTCCAAAACCAAAGGACTCACTTGCACTGGCCCAATTATCGGTCTGTAAGCCTGAAATTTCAGAGGATACTCTTTCCAGGGATACGCCCTTTACATCATCTATTAATTCAAAATGAAATTCTTCAGCGTACAAAACTGAATCAATTTGCACATGATTTGAATCTATGATGGAAATTTGACCTGATTCATTTGTTAAAGTTGGAAATGAGGACAACTCCAAATAAGCCGAGCCTCGTTTTGGAAAATGTTGAATAATAGAAATCGAATCTTCACAAAGCGTAAGAAACTCAAAGGCATTTATTACATAATTTTCTTCACTTATAATGTTTTGGGATTTTAACTGTCCATCAAAATTGTAATAAGTCAAAATAGTATTCTCAAGATTTATATTTTTTGAGCTGCGATTATAGATTTCAATGTATTCCGATACGTCCTGAGGCGGATTGAATAAAATTTCATTGATGATAAGATCATTTTTTTCCGGACTTTCGGGAAGGATAAAGGTCTTTTCCAAATCGCTAAAGTTGTGGACACAGTCGGCTATTTGAGCAAGCGAAAGAGTATAGACAGTATTGTTTTTTAATGTTTTGTCGAGCGTCAAAATCAGTTTTTTTGAAATTCTCTCATCGCTATTCATGGCTTTAACTTCATTATCGGGGTCTATATTAATATTTCCTAAATGTAGATATGAGAAATCGAGCCATTCATTAAAATGTATGTCTAATTCAGTATTTGAAATTATTTCGATATTATTTATTTGAGCCGGCAGAAGATCCGGTTTATCATATTGGATAGAATTTATCCGGCCCGGTGTACCTCCATCGGGATCGATTGAGGCATCCCAATTCGATTCTTCAGCACAGGGATTGTTTGTATCCATCATTTCCAGGCTCCAGCCTCCTTCTCTTTTATCTGTATCGCGAATCCAGTCTGCAGAATAATGAACTTTATGAATAGTGATGGACCCCAGCTTCAGGTAAATTTTATCTTCATTATTTTTTAAGGAAGTCCAGGGGCTCAACTTGACCGCTTTTGCAATTTCACTCATTTCTTCAAACTTGGATGAAGGGCAAAGAATTAGGTATTCCCCGGGGTAAATTGAAATCGCCGGTAAGGTTGCGCTATCTTCCTCTGAAATGATGAATAGTGAATTGAAACTGATAATATTATCCGACGTATTAAATAATTCTATGTACTCTGTAGATGGAAGAGAATTCTGTGGTTCCGGATCAATCATTATTTCACTAATTACGAGATCGAATAAAGCCGGACTTTTACCAATTCCAAATGAGGCATTGAGGTTCAAGGAAAGGTTTCCTTCACAATCAAATACCGAGTCGATGCGCATTTGATTGATAATGCCTGAATCCAATGGATTTAGAAGTGATAGTTCAATGAAATTTTCCAATATTAAAAATGAATTTATTTGATTAATTGGCTCCAATCGAATGAAATTGAGAGGATTTTGTTCTGATTTTAGTATTTCATCAAATTGAAGACGCAGATAGGTCGAATTGAAAACCTCAATCAATTCCAGCTTTGGCCCGCTAAGATCGGGTGTGGGATTATAGACTGAATTCAATTCACCCGGTGTACCTCCGGCACTGTTTAGCGAATAAGCCCAATTCTGATTATCAGTACATTTCTTAAAGGGATTAATCCTTTCAAATGACCAGCCCCCTTCGTCCTTGGCACTGCCATCAGACCAGCCTGCATCATAAGCAATTTGGTCTAGGATAATATTCTCCGGGCTTAATAGAGTTAATACATCGCCGCTGTTGTTCAAGCTGGGCCAGGTATCCAACCCATATACATTTCCATACCATTGGAATAGAGCCGTATCTTCAATGGAGCATAATATTAACTGTTCTCCACTGTCCAATAAAACTTCTGAAAAGGTAATCTCAGTAGTAGCATCGCTGTATTTAATCCCTTTAAGATTTACTGTACCCGATGAAATATTCAGTAATTCCACATATTCCACATCGGGCATTCCTACCACCGGGATTGGATCATACATTAGTTCATTGAAAAGCAATTTGGAAATTTCAGGAAGGGGGTAAAATGAAAAAGTGCAGGAATCGTATTGAATCCATTGGTTTTGCCGGTCAGAAATATTTGAAAGGCTTAAAGTATAATTTCCGGCATTCAACCTTTTATCAGTATACAAAATGATTCTGTTTGGAAATGAATCTTGAAAATAATTAGCTGATAGTATTGAAATTCCATTCGAAATGAAATAATTCGCAGGATTTGCCCCTGAGAAGGTATCGATAGGATTACTAAAAATTACTTCAATTGTTGAATCGTTTAAAGCAGAACATTCTATCAATTCAAATGGACCATCCCTGATTTCAATATTATCAAAATAGAACTTATCACTTCGCGTGGAACTGTGTTTGCAATAAAAGCCTAAATTGTTTTTGATGGCTATGCTATTATCATGAGTCTGCCCTTGAAATACATAATTATTTTGCAAAGAAGTATCAGCGAAAAGCGTCCATTCTCCCGGGAATGACTTAATTACTTTGATTTGTATTGCATTGCTGTCGCGACCGAAAAAGCCGGGCAAACCGTCAATTATTTTCGTATGAATTGCATCCTGTTGAAGATAAAGGTCTATGCCATCATCGGAACCGCTTTCGCCTCCCAATTTAATATAATAACCATGGAGATTGTTTTTGAGATCAGTTTGATTCGCACTTAAATAAAACCTTGCATAATTACTCGATGAAGTGGCAAAATCAAGTTTGGCTTCAAATTCCCAGATTGAATTCGGGCTCATTTCAAAATTTGAACTGAGATAGATTTCTGTACTAATTCCCGGTCCAAGACTTTGTAATTCATTGCTGTCGTTTACCTGAAAAAAAACTGAATCTCCAACCCAAACAGGATTATGCGTAAAATCGCCATCATCGAAATTTTCAATGAATTGAGACAGGGCTGATTGAACCATAAAACACAGTAAAACAAAAATTACCAGGGCCTTCACATAACTAAAGTATTTTAGAATTCTTTCCTTTGCTTTAAAATTGAGTGAAATGAGATTGGCATTGATTGGAGCAACCGGTTTGGTGGGTGAAGAAATGCTCCGCGTACTGGAACAAAGAAATTTTCCTATAGATATGATTATTCCCGTGGGCTCGGAAAGGTCCCAGGGAAAAAGAATTATTTATGCCGGAAAAGAGGTTGAGGTACTCGGCATTTCAAAAGCGCTGTATTTAAAGCCACAAATTGCTTTATTTTCTGCAGGATCTGAGCCATCTAAGGAATGGGCACCAAAATTTGCCGCAGAAGGATGTTTTGTCATCGATAATTCATCGGCCTGGCGATACGATGAGGATAAGCCCTTGATTGTTCCTGAGGTGAATGGAAATGTATTAAAGGAATCCGATAAGATTATTGCCAATCCTAATTGCTCAACCATTCAGCTGGTCATGGTTTTAAAATCATTGGATGTTGCATTTTCTCTTGAAAGAGTCATTGTTTCTACCTATCAGTCGGTAACAGGAACAGGAAAAGCAGCCGTGGATCAATTGAATGCTGAGAGACAGGGAAATTTTGAACACAAAACCTATCCTTATCAAATCGATTTGAATATTATTCCACAGATCGATGAATTTCTGGACAATGGCTATAGCAAGGAAGAAATGAAAGTTGTATGGGAGAGTCGAAAGATATTGGGCCGTCCAAAACTCAATGTGACTTGCACTGCCGTTCGTATTCCGGTAATGGGAGGCCATAGCGAATCCGTAAATATTGAATTTAAAAATGCCTTTGAAATGGATAAAATTAAATCAATTATTGAATCCGTTCCGGGAGTCCTAGTAATAGATGATCCAAAAAATAGCCGTTACCCTATGCCTCTTTATGCTCAGGGAAAAGATGAGGTATATGTTGGCCGGATTCGCAAGGATGAGAGCAAGGACAAATGTCTGAATTTGTGGATTGTATCCGATAATTTACGTAAAGGAGCCGCGACCAATGCCGTACAAATTGCTGAGATGCTAATTAAGAATAATTGGATAAAAAATGCTTCCTGAAGCAGCCTTTGATCAGGAAATAAACTCTTTTATTAAAAAATACCACGAAGCGGACTTAAGCCAAATATTATTAAAACGTCCAGGTAAAAAAGAATGGGATTGGATTTGGATCGGCCAACAGATTGAAGGTTATCAGAAAGCAAAGAAAAAAATACCTTCCATTGCTGCAAATTCGCAAATAATTTATCCAAAAAGAGTATCCATTCAACAATGCAGTTCCGATCTCACCGCAAACTTTAAAGCCACCATACTAAAAGGGAAAAAATGCCTCGATTTAAGCGGCGGATTTGGAATTGATACCATACATCTCTCCCACAAATTTGATAGTTGTATTTATATCGAACAGGACGAACAATTATGTGAAATCATGACACATAATGCAAAGGTTCTGGGGTTGGAAAAGAAGATTGAGATTAGAAATACTAAAGCAGAAACGTTTTTAAAAGAAACGGAAGAGCAATTTGATTTGATCTATATCGATCCAGCCAGGAGGGACACACAGGGTAAAAAAGTTTATCGGTTTTCTGATTGCAGTCCGGATGTAATTATGCACTTGGACTTGTTGAGACGTAAATCAAAAAAAGTACTAGTAAAAGCAGCCCCAATGCTCGACATCAGTCAAGGCGTCAGAGAATTGCAATACGTTCAGGAAGTTTTTGTTTTGGCCAATTCCAGGGAATGCAAGGAATTGCTTTTTTTGTTGGGTACCGAACAAAATAATAATCCCAGTATTACAGCCATACAACTGGATACTGAAAAAAGCTTTTCATTTTTTGCCGATGAAGAAATTCTAATGGACGCAAAATTATCAATTAATGGCAGCTATTTGTACAATCCGGGTCCTTCCATTTCAAAATCAGGCGGTTATAAATCTTTGGCGAAATCATTCGATTTAAGCATTGCCAATCCCAATACCCATTTATTTTTTTCAAATGAAATTAGAAAGGATTTTCCGGGTAGGGTCTATAAAATCAATATGATGATTAAGTATGGAGAGCGCTATAAATTCGGAAATAAAAAGAGTACCGTATTTTTAAAAAATGTCAATCTGGAGAAAAAGGATATTTTGAGAAAATACAATTTAAAAGAAGGGGATGAGCAATTTATTTTTGCTTTTACTGCCTCAAATGGGAAAATCTTATTGGCCCATTGTGATAAAATAGGCCTTTAATTTTTTTCCTTCAGGATTCGAATTTCTTCCTGCAATGCTTCTATCTGTTTTTGCTGTTCCTGAATGGCTTTGATGGCAATTATTGAAAAATCAGAGTAAGACAAGCCCTTCGTACCATTTTCGGCTTCTTTTACCAATTCGGGGAATATTTGTTCTACTTCCTGCGCAATAAAACCAATGGTCTTTTTATCCTCATTATTCATGTGATTATAATGGTATGCCACAGGTTTTAATTGAGTGACTCCCTGTAATACAGTCCCAATCGGTGAAATGTTTTTCTTTAATGATCGATCAGAAGGTTGAACATAATTTCCTGAGCCTCCTTCTACATAAGCCACACGAACGCCATCGTCTTCAAAACTGTAATGAATTCCCGAGTGAAAAGTACGCCAATAAGTAGCTCCAAAATAATACCTGATCGCTGATGAACCTCCAATGGCAGCATCGTTTTGAATGAATTGCAATTGGCTGTTTGGTGTTGTTGTGTTTATCCCGACATTTCCCCCCATAAAATAAGCAGAATAAGTTCTGCCGGCCAGGGCAACATATGTGGTTGGAGTTGTTTTAATAGCACCATTTGAAGCAATTACGCCCCAGCCTGCTACGCCATTATCTGTTTGATGGCCCCAAAGTCCAAAATTGTTAAAACCGGTAGGGTTGTTATCGTAGCCGGCAGCAAATGCCTCTGCATAAGTAAAAGCCCCTGCATCATCCCCGGTATTATTGCTATTGCCATAAAAGGCATTACTTTGAGCGGAGGCCCTGTTGTAAACCACAATATTACCATTATTTGTACCCGAGGATATTGTCGAGAAGATTTTCAAAGGACGGTCAGGAGCAGTAGTACCGATTCCAACATTACCACTAAAGTAATTTTGATCCTCTCCTGAAATATATACTCCATATTTGTTTCCACTCCCTGACATATTGCCAAAGAATGCATATTTATCATTTAGTTGCGTTCCGGAAACATTGGATCGCACACCATAATTGGTTCCGAGGTTGCCCTGCGTATAGGCATCAAAACCAATATTTGTGATAGAATTATTCGATGCCAAACCAACCACGCCTCTGTTAAAGGATGAAGTAGCCGAACCATCAGCAGCTGCAAAAATTCCATTTTGTTGACCTGGCCCAGTCCCTGAAACCCTTGCTTCCAAAGCTACTTTTTGAACATTTGCATTTTCTGAAATTGAAACTCTCAGTCCCTTAGTTCCACCAATAGAGGCGGTAGGTCCTGACACTTCATTGGTAATAATTGCAGCTGTTGAACTTGATAGAGCTTCAGCAACATGCAATTTGATATTGGGACTTATTACACCAACTCCAACATTTCCGGAAAAATAATTTCTATTTTCTCCGCTTGTAAATACACCATAAGTACTGGAAGAGGTTCCGCTGCTGTTTACGTATACACCGTAGGAAGTTCCACCGATGGAATTATTTTGCATGTTGTATTGAGCACCAAAAAAGGGACCTGTGCTTGTAGCTGTTGTTAAAACATCGGCATAGAGCGCCCATCTTGTTCCCGTTCCCGGATTGTCGATATATGCTTTAAATCCCATGGCCTGATTGCCCACACCTGTGGGTATTATGTAGCTATCTACACCGGTTATTCTTGCTCCTGTAGCGGCATTGCTCAAGATGTTAAAAAGACCGGTTTTATCATTGGTTCCGGCACTCATATTGTTTAGTATTCCATACTGAGAAGCAATACCGCTATAGTTATTGTCGAGTTGTAAAACGGTATTATTTAAAGCATCACCTGCAGGGGTCAGGAATTGAACTTTTGCATTGGCAGGAGCCGAAGAGCCCACGCCCAATTTTCCATTGGAAGTAATTCTCATTCTTTCAATATTATTGGTGCGGAATACAAAATCCTGTAGATCTG is part of the Hyphobacterium sp. CCMP332 genome and encodes:
- a CDS encoding lamin tail domain-containing protein, producing MKALVIFVLLCFMVQSALSQFIENFDDGDFTHNPVWVGDSVFFQVNDSNELQSLGPGISTEIYLSSNFEMSPNSIWEFEAKLDFATSSSNYARFYLSANQTDLKNNLHGYYIKLGGESGSDDGIDLYLQQDAIHTKIIDGLPGFFGRDSNAIQIKVIKSFPGEWTLFADTSLQNNYVFQGQTHDNSIAIKNNLGFYCKHSSTRSDKFYFDNIEIRDGPFELIECSALNDSTIEVIFSNPIDTFSGANPANYFISNGISILSANYFQDSFPNRIILYTDKRLNAGNYTLSLSNISDRQNQWIQYDSCTFSFYPLPEISKLLFNELMYDPIPVVGMPDVEYVELLNISSGTVNLKGIKYSDATTEITFSEVLLDSGEQLILCSIEDTALFQWYGNVYGLDTWPSLNNSGDVLTLLSPENIILDQIAYDAGWSDGSAKDEGGWSFERINPFKKCTDNQNWAYSLNSAGGTPGELNSVYNPTPDLSGPKLELIEVFNSTYLRLQFDEILKSEQNPLNFIRLEPINQINSFLILENFIELSLLNPLDSGIINQMRIDSVFDCEGNLSLNLNASFGIGKSPALFDLVISEIMIDPEPQNSLPSTEYIELFNTSDNIISFNSLFIISEEDSATLPAISIYPGEYLILCPSSKFEEMSEIAKAVKLSPWTSLKNNEDKIYLKLGSITIHKVHYSADWIRDTDKREGGWSLEMMDTNNPCAEESNWDASIDPDGGTPGRINSIQYDKPDLLPAQINNIEIISNTELDIHFNEWLDFSYLHLGNINIDPDNEVKAMNSDERISKKLILTLDKTLKNNTVYTLSLAQIADCVHNFSDLEKTFILPESPEKNDLIINEILFNPPQDVSEYIEIYNRSSKNINLENTILTYYNFDGQLKSQNIISEENYVINAFEFLTLCEDSISIIQHFPKRGSAYLELSSFPTLTNESGQISIIDSNHVQIDSVLYAEEFHFELIDDVKGVSLERVSSEISGLQTDNWASASESFGFGSPGLLNSKSIERLVTDDFVHIEPLLFSPDGDGYKDLLHIRFNTDISDAIVNINIYDTKGNLVKNLANNSTLAYSNDFIWDGINDYGEKSKIGNYIILFDLFDLEGNRNKIKKVFSLGGQI
- a CDS encoding RsmD family RNA methyltransferase, which translates into the protein MLPEAAFDQEINSFIKKYHEADLSQILLKRPGKKEWDWIWIGQQIEGYQKAKKKIPSIAANSQIIYPKRVSIQQCSSDLTANFKATILKGKKCLDLSGGFGIDTIHLSHKFDSCIYIEQDEQLCEIMTHNAKVLGLEKKIEIRNTKAETFLKETEEQFDLIYIDPARRDTQGKKVYRFSDCSPDVIMHLDLLRRKSKKVLVKAAPMLDISQGVRELQYVQEVFVLANSRECKELLFLLGTEQNNNPSITAIQLDTEKSFSFFADEEILMDAKLSINGSYLYNPGPSISKSGGYKSLAKSFDLSIANPNTHLFFSNEIRKDFPGRVYKINMMIKYGERYKFGNKKSTVFLKNVNLEKKDILRKYNLKEGDEQFIFAFTASNGKILLAHCDKIGL
- a CDS encoding aspartate-semialdehyde dehydrogenase; this translates as MRLALIGATGLVGEEMLRVLEQRNFPIDMIIPVGSERSQGKRIIYAGKEVEVLGISKALYLKPQIALFSAGSEPSKEWAPKFAAEGCFVIDNSSAWRYDEDKPLIVPEVNGNVLKESDKIIANPNCSTIQLVMVLKSLDVAFSLERVIVSTYQSVTGTGKAAVDQLNAERQGNFEHKTYPYQIDLNIIPQIDEFLDNGYSKEEMKVVWESRKILGRPKLNVTCTAVRIPVMGGHSESVNIEFKNAFEMDKIKSIIESVPGVLVIDDPKNSRYPMPLYAQGKDEVYVGRIRKDESKDKCLNLWIVSDNLRKGAATNAVQIAEMLIKNNWIKNAS